From Pan troglodytes isolate AG18354 chromosome 9, NHGRI_mPanTro3-v2.0_pri, whole genome shotgun sequence, the proteins below share one genomic window:
- the STARD10 gene encoding START domain-containing protein 10 isoform X5: MEKPAASTEPQGPRPVLGRESVQCRMECRDVPAETLYDVLHDIEYRKKWDSNVIETFDIARLTVNADVGYYSWRCPKPLKNRDVITLRSWLPMGADYIIMNYSVKHPKYPPRKDLVRAVSIQTGYLIQSTGPKSCVITYLAQVDPKGSLPKWVVNKSSQFLAPKAMKKMYKACLKYPEWKQKHLPHFKPWLHPEQSPLPSLALSELSVQHADSLENIDESAVAESREERMGGAGGEGSDDDTSLT, translated from the exons TGCCGGATGGAGTGCCGTGATGTGCCAGCCGAGACACTCTACGACGTCCTACACGACATTGAGTACCGCAAGAAATGGGACAGCAACGTCATTGAGACTTTTGACATCGCCCGCTTGACAGTCAACGCTGACGTGGGCTATTACTCCT GGAGGTGTCCCAAGCCCCTGAAGAACCGTGATGTCATCACCCTCCGCTCCTGGCTCCCCATGGGCGCTGATTACATCATTATGAACTACTCAGTCAAACATCCT AAATACCCACCTCGGAAAGACTTGGTCCGAGCTGTGTCCATCCAGACGGGCTACCTCATCCAGAGCACAGGGCCCAAGAGCTGCGTCATCACCTACCTGGCCCAGGTGGACCCCAAAG GCTCCTTACCCAAGTGGGTGGTGAATAAATCTTCTCAGTTCCTGGCTCCCAAG GCCATGAAGAAGATGTACAAGGCGTGCCTCAAGTACCCCGAGTGGAAACAGAAGCACCTGCCTCACTTCAAGCCGTGGCTGCACCCGGAGCAGAGCCCGTTGCCGAGCCTGGCGCTGTCGGAGCTGTCGGTGCAGCATGCGGACTCACTGGAGAACATCGACGAGAGCGCGGTGGCCGAGAGCAGAGAGGAGCGGATGGGCGGCGCGGGCGGCGAGGGCAGCGACGACGACACCTCGCTCACCTGA